A genomic segment from Panulirus ornatus isolate Po-2019 chromosome 7, ASM3632096v1, whole genome shotgun sequence encodes:
- the LOC139749334 gene encoding uncharacterized protein, translating into MDSVKVLRKAVAAAALWMLMSISCHAKLDSSGCPTSFQGVCVCGMGYSRYDRFQTKKFTVNCTNTGFTTADMLKDLPEETEVLIFNGNSVPILPFNILNFSNYDYLDIIDMSNNHIRFIQGRTFHRVSELRLNGFLLIIIVIALGPLSLDLLQLQGCATSRSKQMMDYFGVRGSSVKLYSLSSL; encoded by the exons GTGTTGAGGAaagctgtagctgctgctgcacTGTGGATGCTGATGTCCATCAGCTGTCATGCTAAACTGGATAGCAGTGGATGTCCCACCAGTTTTCaaggcgtgtgtgtatgtggaatggGCTACTCCCGTTACGATCGCTTCCAGACCAAGAAGTTTACTGTGAATTGTACAAACACTGGCTTCACAACAGCTGATATGCTCAAGGATCTCCCAGAGGA GACTGAAGTGCTCATCTTTAATGGGAATTCTGTGCCCATATTGCCATTCAATATCCTCAACTTTAGTAACTATGATTACTTGGATATCATTGATATGTCCAATAATCATATCCGCTTCATTCAGGGGAGGACCTTTCACAGGGTAAGTGAACTACGTCTTAATGgctttcttcttattattattgtaattgcCCTAGGACCCCTTTCCCTAGACCTGCTGCaactccaaggctgtgctacttccagaagCAAGCAAATGATGGAttactttggagtgagaggttcttcaGTGAAACTGTACTCCCTTTCATCATTGTAG